The following are encoded in a window of Haloprofundus salilacus genomic DNA:
- a CDS encoding alpha-glucosidase/alpha-galactosidase, producing the protein MPRITFIGAGSMVFARKLIGDILSFEELSDSTITLMDIDEHRLEQTTRIAEAMVENSGVDAAIESTTDRRAALDGAEYVLNMINVGGTEPFENEIRIPEKYGVEQAIGDTLGPGGIFRALRTIPTMLDIAADMEELCPDALLMNYTNPMAILCWALFEATEVETVGLCHSVPHTAEAIADYVGVPKEELDYWVAGINHMAWFLECKHDGEDLYPQLEEAMDDPETYQRDTVRFEMMRHFGAFPTESSHHLSEYVPYFRTDAETIERMEGTGYAERMATATYLEGWKRRSEERDGALADIDPEEATVERSEEYASRIIHSLETDTPRRFSLNVSNETNAIGNLPAEACVEVPCFVDGTGIHPCTVGDLPPELVGLVRTNVSVQQLAVQGALDGDREVVHRAVKLDPLTAAALNLDEIHEMTEELIAANEAYLPVLE; encoded by the coding sequence ATGCCTAGGATCACGTTCATCGGCGCCGGAAGTATGGTCTTTGCCCGGAAACTCATCGGCGACATTCTCTCCTTCGAGGAGCTCTCAGACAGCACCATCACGCTGATGGACATCGACGAGCACCGTCTCGAACAGACGACCCGCATCGCGGAGGCGATGGTCGAAAACAGTGGCGTCGATGCGGCCATCGAGTCGACGACCGACCGTCGCGCAGCGCTCGACGGCGCGGAGTACGTGCTCAACATGATCAACGTAGGCGGCACCGAACCGTTCGAGAACGAGATACGCATTCCCGAGAAGTACGGCGTAGAACAGGCCATCGGCGACACGCTCGGTCCCGGCGGCATCTTCCGTGCGCTCCGGACCATTCCCACGATGCTCGACATCGCGGCGGACATGGAGGAGCTCTGTCCTGATGCGCTCTTGATGAACTACACGAACCCGATGGCGATACTCTGCTGGGCGTTGTTCGAGGCGACCGAGGTCGAAACCGTGGGTCTCTGCCACAGTGTCCCGCACACCGCGGAAGCCATCGCCGACTACGTCGGCGTGCCGAAGGAGGAACTCGATTACTGGGTCGCCGGCATAAACCACATGGCGTGGTTCCTCGAGTGCAAACACGACGGCGAGGACCTCTATCCGCAACTGGAGGAGGCGATGGACGACCCCGAGACGTACCAGCGCGACACCGTCCGCTTCGAGATGATGCGTCATTTCGGCGCATTCCCCACCGAGTCGAGCCACCATCTCAGCGAGTACGTTCCCTATTTCCGGACTGACGCCGAAACCATCGAACGGATGGAGGGCACCGGCTACGCCGAGCGGATGGCGACAGCGACGTATCTGGAAGGCTGGAAGCGGCGTTCGGAGGAGCGCGACGGCGCGCTCGCGGACATCGACCCCGAGGAGGCCACCGTTGAACGGTCCGAGGAGTACGCCTCCCGCATCATCCACTCGCTGGAGACCGACACGCCGCGACGGTTCAGCCTCAACGTGAGCAACGAGACGAACGCCATCGGAAATCTTCCGGCGGAGGCCTGCGTCGAAGTGCCGTGCTTCGTCGACGGAACGGGCATCCACCCGTGTACGGTCGGCGATCTACCCCCCGAACTCGTCGGACTCGTCCGGACGAACGTCAGTGTCCAGCAACTTGCAGTGCAGGGTGCGCTTGACGGGGACCGCGAGGTGGTCCACCGCGCGGTAAAACTCGACCCGCTCACCGCCGCAGCCCTGAATCTCGACGAGATTCACGAGATGACCGAGGAACTCATCGCGGCGAACGAGGCGTACCTGCCAGTTCTAGAGTAA
- a CDS encoding glycoside hydrolase family 2 protein, giving the protein MTNDITKRARPSTGADESYRTRTDLDGTWEFILDPDDEGETSEWFRNGARWSPEDAATVEVPHSWQEDESLREYTGAAWYRRSVELPEFDPEEYIALTFDAVDYETTVWVNGERVGDHQGGYLPFEFDVSEQATPGTNTVAVRVHDPEDIEEIPHGKQGKPWYTRVSGIWQRVGVEVRPAVHVETIRVTPDLDVDAAHVTVDIANGDEAAIPADLEGTVIVEHDGDMVADARFDVERGVGTATVDLDDPDYWTPDSPTLYDVRVSLETDDEVVDEATDYFGMRSVSHDGTTLLLNGEPFTMRGALDQGYYPDTLYRPFDEDLFEEEIRTAKQLGFNLLRKHIKPAHPDFVELADRLGILVWEEPANPDRYTERSKREVKEQLFGLIERDFNRPSVIAWSLYNEEWGIGGHEDEEPLWTDEEKQEYLAALYEETKERDPTRLACDNSGWAHVATDINDYHRYFVSPDRAEAWADDLDSIESDPSANYGVTETDPESTPAIVSEFGTWGLCDVPKLLEHYDGEPTWFSHEFLDDELKRPEGVQERFAESPLSDVFDDLGNLAEAWQGRESVSVADVIGEMRVRESLAGYVITEFSDIEWEFNGILDYFRDEKSFVDEFASVNAPVYVRVEPESRAVWAGDTVAVDVTLVNDTTVEIDGPVTLDAFDETVDVPVSLDGYGVARAETVELDVPEEASGPVDVAATLGDADSADKTSASTTETLTVVSRDAVRADADAQIYSAEDRLTQSFDALGFETVANLSDADIAVASGSVSDDLAAFAESGGSVVVVPDVDGHLQDDAVFEYRTLPETESWNLVASLLYHDGSLLGDLVDGERLDWAFEGLYPYEIATDVDDDDRLDVGYVEGWLANEGAALLRRPHGNGVVAGCCFRVGDADQPVGAYLLSTLVETVGVE; this is encoded by the coding sequence ATGACGAACGATATCACTAAACGTGCCCGTCCATCGACGGGCGCAGACGAATCGTACCGCACCCGCACCGACCTCGACGGGACGTGGGAGTTCATCCTCGACCCCGACGACGAGGGTGAGACCTCCGAGTGGTTCCGAAACGGGGCCCGATGGTCGCCCGAGGACGCCGCCACCGTCGAGGTGCCGCACTCGTGGCAGGAGGACGAGTCGCTCCGCGAGTACACCGGCGCCGCCTGGTACCGCCGGAGCGTCGAACTCCCCGAGTTCGACCCCGAGGAGTACATCGCGCTGACGTTCGACGCCGTCGACTACGAGACGACCGTCTGGGTCAACGGCGAGCGCGTCGGCGACCACCAGGGCGGCTACCTCCCCTTCGAGTTCGACGTCTCCGAACAGGCGACGCCCGGCACCAACACAGTCGCTGTCCGCGTCCACGACCCCGAAGACATCGAGGAGATTCCGCACGGCAAACAGGGGAAGCCGTGGTATACGCGCGTCAGCGGCATCTGGCAGCGCGTCGGCGTTGAGGTGCGGCCCGCCGTCCACGTGGAAACCATACGCGTGACGCCCGACCTCGACGTGGACGCCGCCCACGTCACGGTCGACATCGCTAACGGCGACGAGGCGGCCATCCCGGCCGACCTCGAAGGAACAGTCATCGTCGAACATGACGGCGACATGGTCGCCGACGCGCGATTCGATGTCGAAAGGGGCGTCGGCACCGCGACGGTCGATCTCGACGACCCTGACTACTGGACGCCCGATTCACCGACGCTGTACGACGTACGCGTCAGCCTGGAGACGGACGACGAGGTCGTCGACGAGGCGACCGACTACTTCGGGATGCGGAGCGTCTCCCACGACGGGACGACGCTGCTGCTCAACGGCGAGCCGTTCACGATGCGCGGGGCGCTCGACCAGGGCTACTACCCCGACACGCTCTACCGGCCGTTCGATGAGGACCTCTTCGAGGAGGAGATTCGGACCGCGAAACAGCTCGGCTTCAACCTCCTGCGAAAACACATCAAACCCGCGCACCCCGACTTCGTCGAACTCGCCGACCGACTCGGCATCCTTGTCTGGGAGGAACCGGCGAACCCTGACCGTTACACCGAGCGCTCGAAGCGCGAGGTGAAAGAACAGCTGTTCGGCCTCATTGAGCGCGACTTCAACCGCCCAAGCGTCATCGCGTGGAGCCTCTACAACGAAGAGTGGGGCATCGGCGGGCACGAGGACGAGGAGCCGCTCTGGACCGACGAGGAGAAGCAGGAGTACCTCGCGGCGCTCTACGAGGAGACAAAGGAGCGCGACCCGACGCGGCTCGCCTGCGACAACTCCGGCTGGGCGCACGTCGCGACCGACATCAACGACTACCACCGCTACTTCGTCAGTCCCGACCGCGCGGAGGCGTGGGCCGACGACCTCGACAGCATCGAGTCTGACCCCAGTGCGAACTACGGCGTGACCGAGACAGACCCCGAGTCGACGCCCGCAATCGTCTCCGAGTTCGGCACCTGGGGCCTCTGCGACGTGCCGAAGCTGCTGGAGCATTACGACGGCGAACCGACGTGGTTCTCCCACGAATTCCTCGACGACGAGCTGAAGCGGCCCGAGGGCGTGCAGGAGCGCTTCGCTGAGTCGCCGCTCTCGGATGTCTTCGACGACCTCGGCAACCTCGCGGAGGCGTGGCAAGGTCGCGAGTCGGTCTCCGTCGCCGACGTTATTGGCGAGATGCGCGTCCGCGAGTCGCTCGCGGGCTACGTCATCACGGAGTTCAGCGACATCGAGTGGGAGTTCAACGGCATCCTCGACTACTTCCGCGACGAGAAGTCGTTTGTCGACGAGTTCGCGTCGGTCAACGCGCCCGTCTACGTCCGCGTCGAACCCGAATCCCGTGCCGTCTGGGCGGGCGACACCGTCGCTGTCGACGTAACGCTCGTCAACGACACCACCGTTGAAATCGACGGCCCGGTAACGCTTGACGCGTTCGACGAAACGGTCGACGTACCTGTCTCGCTCGACGGCTACGGCGTCGCTCGCGCGGAGACGGTCGAACTCGACGTCCCCGAAGAGGCGTCTGGTCCCGTCGACGTGGCGGCGACGCTCGGCGACGCTGACAGTGCAGACAAGACGTCAGCGTCGACCACCGAGACGCTCACCGTCGTCTCCCGCGACGCGGTTCGCGCCGACGCCGACGCGCAAATATACAGCGCTGAGGACCGCCTCACACAGTCGTTCGACGCACTCGGGTTCGAGACGGTCGCGAACCTCTCGGACGCCGACATCGCGGTCGCTTCGGGTTCCGTCTCCGATGACTTGGCCGCGTTCGCCGAATCCGGCGGCTCGGTCGTCGTCGTCCCGGACGTGGACGGCCACCTGCAGGACGACGCTGTCTTCGAGTACCGAACCCTCCCGGAGACCGAGAGCTGGAACCTCGTCGCGTCGCTGCTCTACCACGACGGCTCGCTGCTCGGCGACCTCGTCGACGGCGAGCGCCTCGACTGGGCGTTCGAAGGGCTCTACCCCTATGAAATCGCAACCGACGTGGACGACGACGACCGCCTCGACGTCGGCTACGTTGAAGGGTGGCTCGCCAACGAGGGCGCCGCCCTGCTCCGTCGCCCGCACGGTAACGGAGTCGTCGCCGGCTGTTGCTTCCGCGTCGGTGACGCCGACCAACCGGTCGGAGCGTACCTCCTAAGTACCCTAGTCGAGACGGTGGGGGTAGAATAG
- a CDS encoding SDR family NAD(P)-dependent oxidoreductase: MTDARFEGSVALVTGSTRGIGAGIARRLADEGASVVVTGRTAEAGEAVVADIRETGGVAEFVRADMRDPDDIAALVEATVDEFGRLDHLVNNAGVETNTGAGEATLDDWNFVVETDFRAYWLCAKHAAERMERGTVTNVSSNHAFLTMPKMFPYNAVKAGINGMTRAMALDFGPDIRVNTVNPGWVAVDRTLDEMDDAEREHLESIHPVGRLGAPEDVAGAVAFLASDDAGFVTGTHLLVDGGRTAVMQDDTLPNYRD, from the coding sequence ATGACCGACGCTCGATTCGAAGGATCGGTCGCGCTCGTCACGGGATCGACACGCGGTATCGGCGCCGGAATCGCTCGACGGCTCGCCGACGAGGGTGCCTCGGTCGTCGTTACGGGACGGACCGCCGAAGCCGGCGAGGCCGTCGTCGCGGATATCCGCGAGACTGGCGGCGTCGCCGAGTTCGTCCGCGCGGATATGCGCGACCCCGACGACATCGCGGCGCTAGTCGAGGCGACCGTCGACGAGTTCGGCCGCCTCGATCACCTCGTGAACAACGCCGGCGTCGAGACGAACACCGGAGCCGGCGAGGCGACGCTCGACGACTGGAACTTCGTCGTCGAGACCGACTTCCGCGCCTACTGGCTCTGCGCGAAGCACGCCGCCGAGCGGATGGAGCGCGGCACCGTCACCAACGTCTCGTCGAACCACGCATTCCTGACGATGCCGAAGATGTTCCCGTACAACGCGGTGAAGGCGGGTATCAATGGGATGACTCGCGCGATGGCGCTGGATTTCGGTCCCGATATCCGGGTGAACACCGTAAATCCCGGCTGGGTCGCCGTCGATCGAACCCTCGACGAGATGGACGACGCCGAGCGCGAACACCTCGAGTCGATCCACCCGGTCGGCCGACTCGGAGCGCCCGAAGACGTCGCCGGCGCCGTTGCCTTCCTCGCCAGCGACGACGCCGGATTCGTCACCGGCACGCATCTCCTCGTCGACGGCGGACGGACGGCGGTCATGCAAGACGACACGCTGCCGAACTACCGCGACTAG
- a CDS encoding YesL family protein: MTGEDDPKSARRPAAGAAGREADSEEKHDAERLGKAIRQTGRFAYDNAFALVGVSLLWTLASLPVVTLGPATVGAYAAIRSLRADGHVDKRDVLATVRRQFLHATLLGVFPLLLGGVSLLYAAEFVRVGTTLALVLTVLSAYATFYTVLVLLPAFVALARGESALSALAEGRRRVSGQPTLSLAVALLTAAILVATALTTVGFAFLFPTLAFSLHAFLYDDLSDDTAGERRSQTLYRAETALYHHE, encoded by the coding sequence ATGACGGGGGAAGACGACCCGAAATCGGCGCGCCGACCCGCTGCCGGAGCGGCGGGGCGCGAGGCCGACTCGGAGGAGAAACACGACGCCGAACGGCTGGGCAAGGCGATCCGCCAGACGGGGCGATTCGCCTACGACAACGCGTTCGCACTCGTCGGGGTGAGCCTCCTGTGGACGCTCGCCTCGCTCCCGGTGGTCACCCTCGGACCAGCAACCGTCGGCGCGTACGCCGCGATTCGGTCGCTCCGCGCGGACGGACACGTCGACAAGCGGGACGTGCTCGCCACGGTGCGTAGGCAGTTCCTGCACGCGACGTTGCTCGGCGTGTTCCCGCTGCTGCTCGGCGGAGTAAGTCTCCTCTACGCCGCCGAGTTCGTGCGTGTCGGAACGACGCTCGCGCTCGTGCTGACCGTCCTGAGCGCCTACGCGACGTTTTACACCGTCCTGGTGTTGCTCCCCGCCTTCGTCGCGCTCGCTCGCGGCGAGTCGGCGCTCTCGGCGCTCGCCGAGGGCCGACGCCGTGTGTCGGGGCAGCCGACACTCTCGCTGGCGGTGGCGCTTCTCACCGCCGCCATCCTCGTCGCGACGGCGCTCACCACCGTCGGGTTCGCGTTCCTCTTCCCGACGCTCGCGTTCTCGCTGCATGCGTTTCTCTACGACGACCTGTCGGACGACACCGCGGGGGAACGCCGTTCTCAAACGCTGTATCGCGCTGAAACCGCACTCTACCATCACGAATGA
- the dgoD gene encoding galactonate dehydratase, with the protein MRITDYKLFEVPPRWLFLKISTSNGTVGWGEPIVEGRAKTVKAAVEELLDNYLLGADPMEIERHWQTMYRGGFYRGGPVLMSAIAGIDQALWDIKGKHYDAPVYELLGGRARDRVRVYQWIGGDRPADVGAAAREKMDAGFTALKMNATSELKRIDTPAAIAEAEERIAEVRNAIGDDADIGVDFHGRVSKPMAKRLAKAIEPYNPMFIEEPVLPEHNDALPEIAAHTTTPIATGERMYSRWDFKEIFKQGVVDVIQPDLSHAGGITEVRKIATMAEAYDVAVAPHCPLGPIALAACVQVDACTPNTLIQEQSLDIHYNATSDVLDYLVDTDPFEYNDGYIELSRDPGLGIEIDEEYVRERAQQNVNWHNPVWRHEDGGIAEW; encoded by the coding sequence ATGCGAATCACCGACTACAAACTGTTCGAGGTGCCGCCGCGATGGCTGTTCCTCAAGATTTCGACGAGCAACGGTACGGTCGGCTGGGGCGAACCCATCGTCGAAGGCCGCGCCAAGACCGTCAAGGCCGCCGTCGAGGAACTGCTGGACAACTATCTCCTCGGCGCAGACCCGATGGAGATAGAGCGCCACTGGCAGACGATGTACCGCGGCGGCTTCTACCGCGGCGGACCCGTCCTCATGAGCGCCATCGCCGGCATCGACCAGGCGCTGTGGGACATCAAGGGGAAACACTACGATGCCCCCGTCTACGAACTTCTCGGCGGACGGGCGCGAGACCGGGTGCGCGTCTACCAGTGGATCGGCGGTGACCGCCCCGCCGACGTCGGAGCGGCCGCCCGCGAGAAGATGGACGCGGGCTTCACGGCGCTGAAGATGAACGCTACCTCCGAGCTCAAGCGCATCGACACGCCCGCCGCCATCGCCGAAGCGGAAGAACGCATCGCGGAGGTCCGCAACGCCATCGGCGACGACGCCGACATCGGCGTCGACTTCCACGGCCGGGTGTCGAAGCCAATGGCAAAGCGCCTAGCGAAGGCTATCGAGCCGTACAACCCGATGTTCATCGAGGAACCGGTGCTCCCGGAGCACAACGACGCGCTCCCCGAAATCGCGGCGCACACAACGACGCCCATCGCGACGGGCGAACGGATGTACTCGCGCTGGGACTTCAAGGAGATATTCAAGCAGGGGGTCGTCGACGTCATCCAACCCGATCTCTCGCATGCCGGCGGCATCACCGAGGTGCGGAAGATCGCCACGATGGCCGAGGCCTACGACGTGGCGGTCGCGCCGCACTGTCCGCTTGGACCCATCGCGCTCGCCGCGTGCGTTCAGGTGGACGCCTGCACCCCGAACACGCTCATCCAGGAACAGAGCCTCGACATCCATTACAACGCCACGAGCGACGTGCTCGACTATCTCGTCGACACCGACCCCTTCGAGTACAACGACGGCTACATCGAGCTGTCGCGGGACCCCGGTCTCGGCATCGAGATAGACGAGGAGTACGTCCGCGAGCGCGCCCAGCAGAACGTCAACTGGCACAACCCCGTCTGGCGACACGAGGACGGCGGCATCGCAGAGTGGTGA